In Juglans microcarpa x Juglans regia isolate MS1-56 chromosome 7D, Jm3101_v1.0, whole genome shotgun sequence, the following are encoded in one genomic region:
- the LOC121238430 gene encoding heat shock 70 kDa protein 16-like — translation MFWGEATVYGICWCCFCIDEPESTISQVKRLIGRKLSDVDVQNELKKLPFETSKGLDGGILIHLTNRGESHTCTPVQILAMLFAHLKEIIEKRLEMPISDCVIGIPSYFTDLQRCAYLNAATIAGLKPLRLMHDCTATALSFGIYETDFPSSGPTYTAFVDIGHCDTQVSIALFEAGHMRILSHTFNISLGGRDFEEVLFTYFASKFKEHYGIDVYSNIKACIRLRVACENYSCL, via the coding sequence ATGTTTTGGGGAGAAGCAACGGTTTATGGGATCTGCTGGTGCTGCTTCTGCATTGATGAACCTGAATCCACAATATCTCAGGTCAAAAGACTAATTGGCAGGAAATTATCAGATGTGGATGTGCAGAACGAGCTAAAAAAGCTGCCTTTTGAAACTTCTAAAGGTCTGGATGGTGgcattttgattcatttgacgAACCGGGGTGAGAGCCATACCTGTACACCAGTGCAAATTCTGGCAATGCTCTTTGCTCATTTGAAAGAGATAATAGAGAAACGTTTGGAAATGCCCATTTCAGATTGTGTAATCGGGATCCCATCATACTTTACGGACTTGCAAAGATGTGCATATTTGAATGCTGCGACAATTGCTGGGTTAAAGCCTTTGAGATTGATGCATGATTGTACTGCTACTGCACTTAGTTTTGGAATTTATGAAACAGATTTCCCCAGCTCTGGACCAACTTACACTGCATTTGTTGACATTGGTCATTGTGACACCCAGGTCTCTATTGCATTATTTGAGGCTGGACATATGAGGATATTATCACATACTTTTAACATAAGCTTGGGAGGACGAGACTTTGAAGAAGTTTTGTTTACTTATTttgcttcaaaatttaaagagcaTTACGGTATTGATGTGTACTCTAATATCAAGGCATGTATCAGGCTGAGGGTAGCATGTGAAAACTATAGTTGCTtataa